The Cloeon dipterum chromosome X, ieCloDipt1.1, whole genome shotgun sequence genome includes a window with the following:
- the LOC135947514 gene encoding serine/arginine repetitive matrix protein 1-like has translation MAAARVGNSEVSSTVKSGSEESPVDDDDEVLRISYKDVPDDFFDSLVTEECPEDTKQKQPPAAEPATKEKDKADQIDLRIKLTDRKKIECGEQKRVDDKKKDGGGTRRSRSPEKRRAVSPRKVSPKRRRSNSPQRKSRSPRAIKHRSSPVRRPPPKNRRSVSPKREISPRRTFTMKSPSPRRNSATRRPSPRRSPVRRRSASRSPRRSSTDLFSARMNSRRTRQRRSISPTRRDYRKSISLSPEPPERASRPPATRSIPRRRSRSRSRSPLRKISGTPPQNTFMTSTKPPLLSIPQPSLEEIASGAVIPYQMPYGGYQPPGQMMYNYPHDPHPRAPYHPPVMQYPQRYPSQPVVPGIGDVGTLPMAYPLPQPVPKPVLEDPLAPPLPSPSTPSAPQIKKSLKTMSSITSGASSNDIDESKNSMKLSDFLASMTAASNKPMEYKKAIDDRIKAAIARFDATFLQPLRFQVIPSMAEVKDEVEASPNQSPLLKKPLVKLDNFIRPLNLRALKVPDKPQFVCKKPELVPPKPEISIKKLLASNKKQVSRKDSSTSPIRVRNSNVGCQTDPIPEPPPLVCYTCVERSKKTYINHWTQMKPTTMCHTSVQTMDVPVSRLGPPVNPYEQEDLRHSLRGRVSPWEYENQRDDPHALMEPQHLPRSPINMPPELYESPPRYATQTFLPMPEVIYQRRTRSPSPQLPPPHYHDYQLSPRMISPPARRILSPPRRLSPPARRLLSPPRRVSPRDLTPPRRVSPPPRRVSPQRRLSSPQMRLSPLQRRMSPPQRRVSPPQRRVSPPQRRVSPPQRRVSPTQRRVSPTQRRVSPPQRRVSPPQRRVSPQQRRASPPQHWRRLLICEDCNVTFNSEQQMGDHMRSERHRLRLVKLELERRGGHSSHSHERKGPSRPTDGHYSGGAQWQRKQF, from the exons ATGGCTGCAGCCCGAGTTGGCAATAGCGAAGTTTCATCGACCGTGAAATCTGGATCTGAAGAAAGCCCTGTAGATGACGACGACGAAGTCCTCAGGATAAGTTACAAGGACGTGCCTGACGACTTTTTTGACAGCCTAGTCACTGAAGAGTGTCCAGAAGATACGAAGCAGAAGCAACCACCTGCAGCAGAGCCAGCCACGAAAGAAAAGGACAAAGCGGATCAGATTGATCTGAGGATTAAGTTGACAGATAGGAAGAAGATAGAGTGTGGAGAGCAGAAGAGAGTAGATGACAAAAAGAAGGATGGAGGTGGCACTCGCCGGTCCAGGTCTCCGGAGAAACGGAGGGCGGTGTCGCCAAGAAAGGTGTCTCCAAAGCGCCGGCGCTCAAACTCGCCGCAGCGAAAGTCTAGGTCACCTAGGGCCATCAAACACAGATCTTCTCCTGTTAGGCGGCCGCCACCCAAGAATAGAAGGTCCGTGAGTCCAAAAAGGGAAATCAGCCCAAGGAGGACCTTCACCATGAAGTCTCCGTCTCCACGGAGAAACAGTGCGACGCGCAGGCCGTCCCCTCGAAGGTCTCCAGTGAGGAGGAGGTCGGCGTCACGAAGTCCGAGAAGGTCCAGCACTGATCTCTTTTCAGCCCGCATGAACAGCAGAAGGACCAGGCAGAGGAGGAGCATCTCCCCCACGAGAAGGGACTACCGAAAATCCATCAGCCTGTCCCCAGAGCCTCCAGAAAGAGCCTCTCGTCCCCCGGCCACCAGGAGTATTCCGAGGAGGAGGAGTAGAAGCAGAAGCCGCTCGCCCCTGCGGAAAATCAGCGGGACTCCGCCTCAAAATACGTTCATGACGTCAACTAAACCTCCATTG cTTTCGATACCCCAACCATCACTGGAAGAAATCGCCAGCGGTGCTGTCATTCCATATCAAATGCCTTACGGGGGATACCAGCCGCCCGGCCAGATGATGTACAACTACCCTCACGACCCTCACCCTCGGGCCCCGTACCACCCACCCGTGATGCAGTATCCGCAGCGGTATCCATCCCAGCCTGTAGTTCCCGGCATCGGAGACGTGGGGACACTTCCGATGGCTTACCCTCTACCGCAGCCAGTGCCTAAGCCTGTTCTGGAGGATCCACTAGCTCCACCATTACCTAGCCCCAGCACGCCTTCAGCACCTCAAATCAAAAAGTCTCTCAAGACAATGAGCAGCATCACC tctgGTGCTAGCAGCAATGACATCGATGAGTCAAAGAACAGCATGAAGCTCTCTGACTTCCTTGCCTCAATGACTG CCGCCAGCAACAAGCCGATGGAATACAAGAAAGCCATCGACGATCGCATCAAGGCTGCAATTGCCAGGTTTGACGCGACCTTCTTGCAGCCCCTGCGTTTCCAGGTCATTCCATCAATGGCCGAGGTCAAAGACGAAGTCGAGGCTTCGCCCAACCAGTCGCCGCTGCTGAAAAAGCCGCTCGTGAAGCTGGACAACTTCATCAGGCCCCTGAACCTGAGAGCTCTAAAGGTGCCGGACAAACCGCAGTTTGTCTGCAAGAAGCCGGAGCTGGTTCCGCCCAAGCCGGAGATCTCCATCAAGAAGCTGCTGGCtagcaacaaaaagcaggtGAGCCGGAAAGACTCAAGCACATCGCCCATCCGCGTGCGCAATTCCAACGTCGGCTGCCAGACAGACCCGATTCCGGAGCCGCCGCCACTCGTCTGCTATACGTGCGTTGAGCGCAGCAAGAAAACCTACATTAACCACTGGACGCAAATGAAGCCGACCACGATGTGCCACACAAGCGTGCAGACCATGGACGTGCCTGTCTCTCGCTTGGGCCCTCCGGTCAACCCCTACGAGCAGGAGGACCTGCGGCACAGCCTGAGAGGACGCGTCTCTCCGTGGGAGTATGAAAACCAGCGAGATGATCCTCATGCCTTG ATGGAACCCCAGCACTTACCAAGAAGCCCAATCAACATGCCACCAGAGTTGTACGAATCTCCACCGAGATACGCAACGCAGACATTCTTACCAATGCCAGAAGTAATTTACCAGCGCCGCACTCGTTCTCCATCGCCGCAACTGCCGCCCCCGCACTACCATGACTACCAGCTGTCACCGCGGATGATCTCGCCGCCGGCCCGCCGCATCCTGTCTCCACCGCGCAGACTCTCGCCACCAGCCCGCCGCCTCTTGTCTCCGCCGCGCAGAGTCTCACCGCGGGATCTGACTCCACCGAGGAGAGTGTCACCGCCCCCGCGGAGAGTTTCGCCGCAGAGAAGATTGTCATCGCCTCAGATGAGATTGTCACCGCTGCAAAGGAGAATGTCACCGCCTCAAAGGAGAGTGTCACCGCCGCAAAGGAGAGTGTCACCGCCGCAGAGGAGAGTGTCACCGCCGCAGAGGAGGGTGTCACCGACGCAGAGGAGAGTGTCACCGACGCAGAGGAGAGTGTCACCGCCGCAGAGGAGAGTGTCACCGCCGCAGAGGAGAGTGTCACCGCAGCAGAGAAGGGCGTCGCCGCCGCAGCATTGGAGGCGCTTGCTCATCTGCGAGGACTGCAATGTGACGTTCAACTCAGAACAGCAAATGGGCGACCACATGCGTTCAGAGCGGCACCGGCTGCGTTTGGTGAAACTGGAGTTGGAGAGACGGGGAGGCCATTCTAGCCACTCGCACGAGAGGAAGGGACCGTCCAGACCTACAGACGGTCACTATTCTGGTGGAGCGCAGTGGCAGAGGAAGCAGTTTTAG
- the ATPsyngamma gene encoding ATP synthase subunit gamma, mitochondrial yields MFRSVISLVPLCGQQQVRNMATLKAISMRLKSVKNIQKITKSMKMVSAAKYAKAERELKMARPLGEGAKAFYDKAEVAPEENKPQRLIVAVTSDRGLCGAVHTSVVRQIRNELSEPGAENIKVVCVGDKSRAILQRLHGKHILFACKELGRKPPTFTDAGSLAIAILDSGYEFASGKIIYNKFKSVVSYNTTELPLFSLSAISNAPKLSVYDSLDAEVIQSYLEFSIAALLYYSMKEGACSEQSSRMTAMDNASKNAGEMIEKLSLTFNRTRQAVITRELIEIISGASAL; encoded by the exons ATGTTCCGATCAGTCATCAGCTTGGTGCCACTATG TGGACAGCAGCAGGTTCGCAACATGGCCACCCTGAAGGCGATCTCCATGCGCCTGAAGTCCGTGAAAAACATCCAGAAAATCACCAAGTCAATGAAGATGGTGTCCGCAGCCAAGTACGCAAAGGCTGAGCGCGAGCTGAAAATGGCACGACCCCTCGGCGAGGGTGCCAAG GCCTTCTACGACAAGGCCGAGGTCGCCCCCGAGGAGAACAAACCTCAGCGACTGATCGTGGCTGTGACCTCTGACAGAGGTCTCTGCGGAGCTGTCCACACCAGCGTTGTCCGGCAGATTCGCAACGAGCTCAGCGAGCCTGGTGCAGAGAACATCAAGGTCGTGTGTGTTGGAGACAAGTCCAGGGCCATCCTGCAGAG gTTACACGGAAAGCACATTCTGTTTGCATGCAAAGAACTTGGACGCAAGCCGCCCACATTCACCGACGCAGGATCGCTCGCTATCGCCATCCTTGACTCTGGCTACGAATTCGCCTCCGGAAAGATCATTTACAACAAATTCAA GTCTGTTGTGTCCTACAACACCACCGAGCTGCCCCTGTTCAGCCTGTCGGCGATTTCCAACGCCCCCAAGCTGTCCGTCTACGACTCGTTGGACGCTGAGGTCATCCAGAGCTACCTCGAATTTTCGATTGCTGCCCTCTTGTACTACTCTATGAAGGAGGGAGCCTGCAGCGAACAGTCATCCCGCATGACTGCCATGGACAATGCCTCTAAGAACGccg GTGAGATGATTGAGAAGCTCAGCTTGACATTCAACCGTACTCGCCAGGCCGTCATCACCAGAGAgttgattgaaattatttctggtGCGTCTGCACTGTAA